A genomic stretch from Chitinophaga agri includes:
- a CDS encoding glycoside hydrolase family 43 protein, which translates to MKKLINTLAGLSLLLTALQTSTSCAQTTATAPANTYQNPLQVAFGDPYVLHVKGDKYYMYGTGGTASKGYGAYSSADLVHWKNEGQVYFASNTNGWSDSTAAWDGAYWAPEVYERNGKFYMFYSAQWKENPAKDEENFRIGVAVADKPTGPFIDLYKRPVFDPGYPVIDANVLFDDNGKAYLYYSRCCYKHPVQSEVAEWAKKQGWFQEVEESWVYGVELKPDFSGVIGEPVLLLRPPVKMSDKQAAWESRSVTSREVNRRWTEGSVAFKKDNTYYMMYSANYFGGKNYAVGYATAKSPLGPFKKAANNPVLQKNVEKGGVVTGTGHNSITYSPDGKEMFCVYHGRTSSTGDQRVVFIDRMKITDKGTLVVQGPTTTPQPLPAR; encoded by the coding sequence ATGAAAAAACTCATTAACACCTTAGCTGGTCTGTCTTTACTGCTCACTGCACTGCAGACTAGTACATCCTGTGCACAGACTACCGCAACGGCCCCGGCCAATACTTATCAGAACCCGCTGCAGGTCGCTTTCGGAGATCCGTATGTGCTGCATGTCAAAGGTGATAAATACTACATGTATGGTACCGGTGGTACCGCCAGCAAAGGTTATGGCGCTTATTCCTCTGCTGATCTGGTGCACTGGAAAAACGAAGGGCAGGTCTATTTTGCCAGTAATACCAACGGATGGAGTGATTCTACTGCAGCGTGGGACGGCGCCTACTGGGCACCTGAAGTCTATGAAAGGAACGGGAAGTTTTACATGTTCTATAGTGCGCAATGGAAGGAGAATCCTGCTAAGGATGAAGAGAACTTCCGCATTGGCGTTGCCGTAGCTGACAAGCCCACCGGCCCGTTCATTGATCTGTATAAACGCCCGGTATTCGATCCGGGGTATCCGGTTATTGACGCCAATGTCCTTTTCGATGATAATGGTAAAGCCTACCTGTATTACTCCCGTTGTTGCTATAAACATCCGGTACAGAGCGAAGTGGCGGAATGGGCAAAGAAGCAGGGCTGGTTCCAGGAAGTAGAAGAAAGCTGGGTGTATGGTGTGGAGTTAAAACCTGATTTCAGCGGTGTGATAGGTGAACCTGTATTGCTACTGCGTCCGCCAGTTAAAATGAGTGATAAACAGGCTGCCTGGGAAAGCCGCTCTGTTACCTCCCGAGAAGTGAACCGCAGATGGACAGAAGGTTCCGTGGCATTTAAGAAGGACAATACCTATTACATGATGTATTCTGCCAACTATTTCGGCGGAAAAAACTACGCCGTTGGGTATGCTACTGCAAAGAGCCCGTTAGGCCCCTTCAAAAAGGCCGCTAATAATCCGGTATTGCAGAAGAACGTAGAGAAAGGTGGTGTCGTAACTGGCACGGGACACAATAGTATCACCTATTCTCCGGACGGGAAAGAAATGTTCTGTGTATATCACGGAAGGACGTCCTCCACAGGAGACCAGCGTGTGGTGTTCATTGACAGAATGAAGATCACCGACAAAGGCACGTTGGTGGTGCAAGGTCCGACGACAA